A DNA window from Hyphomicrobiales bacterium 4NK60-0047b contains the following coding sequences:
- the lpxD gene encoding UDP-3-O-(3-hydroxymyristoyl)glucosamine N-acyltransferase, with translation MEHPGFFQKVGPFRIAEISEKLNIEEIVSEDGKQEIELSDVASLAAANEGHLSFFEDKKLLETFQSSKASACFLNAKFKDKVPENMVGFITSKPHETFVEAIKLFYPLASSQGATLNTGSLIDPSAVIEEGAIIEAGAIIGKEAYIGSGTIISSGAVIGYRTYIGRDCKIGPNSVLTHSLVGNEVTIHSGAAIGQDGFGYIMGAGGHKKVPQIGRVIIQDKVEIGANTSIDRGALTDTIIGEGTKIDNLVQIGHNVVIGCHAVIVSQTGISGSCKIGNYVVMGGQTGAVGHIEIGDGAQIAASSNVHKSVPAKGRYGGTPAKPMKQWFKEIIAVEKMVETRDSKLKKPGI, from the coding sequence ATGGAGCACCCCGGATTTTTCCAAAAGGTCGGTCCATTTCGGATTGCTGAAATTTCTGAAAAACTCAATATTGAAGAAATTGTTTCCGAAGATGGCAAGCAAGAGATAGAGCTTTCTGATGTTGCAAGCCTTGCAGCTGCAAATGAAGGTCACTTAAGCTTTTTCGAAGATAAAAAATTACTTGAAACGTTTCAAAGTTCAAAAGCTTCTGCTTGTTTCCTTAACGCAAAGTTCAAGGATAAAGTCCCTGAAAATATGGTCGGCTTTATAACCAGTAAGCCCCATGAAACCTTCGTGGAAGCCATTAAACTGTTTTATCCTCTCGCCTCCTCGCAAGGTGCCACATTAAACACTGGTAGTTTAATTGACCCTTCAGCGGTCATTGAAGAGGGTGCTATAATAGAAGCTGGCGCCATAATTGGAAAAGAAGCCTATATTGGCTCAGGGACAATTATTTCGTCTGGCGCTGTTATAGGTTATAGAACCTATATTGGCCGTGATTGTAAAATAGGCCCCAATTCCGTTCTCACCCATAGTCTGGTTGGCAATGAAGTAACCATACATTCAGGTGCGGCTATCGGGCAGGATGGTTTTGGGTATATTATGGGCGCTGGTGGTCATAAAAAAGTACCACAAATTGGCCGTGTAATCATACAAGATAAGGTTGAAATTGGGGCAAATACATCAATTGATCGTGGCGCATTAACTGACACAATCATTGGTGAAGGCACAAAAATAGATAACCTTGTGCAAATAGGTCATAATGTGGTAATTGGCTGTCACGCAGTGATCGTGTCTCAAACAGGCATATCTGGCAGTTGTAAAATTGGTAATTACGTTGTTATGGGGGGCCAAACAGGTGCCGTTGGCCATATCGAAATTGGTGATGGTGCTCAAATTGCGGCATCAAGCAATGTTCATAAAAGTGTCCCTGCCAAAGGTCGTTACGGAGGCACTCCGGCGAAACCAATGAAACAATGGTTTAAAGAGATTATTGCTGTTGAAAAAATGGTTGAGACACGCGATTCAAAGTTAAAAAAACCTGGCATTTAA